In the Streptomyces coeruleoprunus genome, CCGGGGGTGTGCCGATACGGGGTGAAGGCGTCGGCGACGCATTCACCCAGGACGCTGACCTGCTGCGGGCGCATGGCTGCTTCTCTCTTCAGGGGGAGGACCGGTCTCAAGCGGCCTGCCACGTTGCCGATTTGTGACGGGGCCAAGGCATTGACGTTGCCGGGAAGCGGAGTCCATCATCCTCGGCAAGCAGTGTCAACGATGACATAAGTCAACGATGGCACCGCCGCCCCCGGGCCCGGCGCCCGGCCTCGCTCGCCAGATCCCGCAGGGAGTCGCCCCATGTCCCGCAGCATTCGCACCCTTTCCGCCCGTGCCCGAGTGACCGCCTGCACCACCGTCGTGGCGCTGTCCGCCCTGTCCCTGACGGCGTGCGGCGCCGGCGCCCAAGGGGCCGGCGGCGGCAAGGTGAAGGTCGGTCTCATCACCAAGACCGACACCAATCCGTTCTTCGTGAAGATGAAGGAGGGCGCGGAGGACGCGGCCGAGAAGAGCGGCGTCGAACTCGTCAGTGCCGCCGGGAAGTTCGACGGCGACAACGCCGGCCAGGTCACGGCGGTCGAGAACATGGTGGCCTCCGGGGTGAAGGGCATCCTCATCACACCGAACGACTCCAAGGCGATCGTCCCCGCACTGGAGAAGGCCCGCGCCAAGGGCGTCCTCGTGATCGCCCTGGACAGCCCCACCGACCCGCAGAACGCCACCGACGCCCTGTTCGCCACCGACAACGTCAAGGCCGGTGAGCTGATCGGCCGGTACGCCAAGGCCGTCATGGCCGGCCGGCCCGCGAAGATCGCCATGCTGGACCTGGCCCCCGGCGTCGCCGTAGGGGTGCAGCGTCACGACGGCTTCCTCAAGGGATTCGGCATCGCCGAGGGCGACCCGGCCGTGGTGTGCGCGCAGGACACGGGCGGCGACCAGGCCAAGGGCCAGACGGCGATGGAGAACTGCCTGCAGAAGGCGCCCGGCATCAACGTCGTCTACACCATCAACGAGCCCGCCGCGCTCGGCGCGTACACCGCGCTCAAGGCCAAGGGTCTGGAGAAGAAGGTCCTCGTCGTGTCCGTCGACGGCGGCTGCACCGGCACGAACGCCGTGAAGGAGGGCAGGATCGCCGCCACGTCGCAGCAGTACCCGCTGAAGATGGCCGCCCAGGGCGTCCAGGCCGTCGCCGACTTCGCCAGGACCGGCAAGAAGGCGTCCGGTTACACCGACACCGGCGTCACCCTCGTCACCGACCGTCCGGGCACCGGCGTCGAGGCGAAGGACACGACGTTCGGCCTGCGGAACTGCTGGGGCTGAGCGGGGCCCCGGCCGCGCCCTCCCCCACCGCCCCAGCCCTCGTACCCACCCACCGCCAAGGATCACGATGACTGCCACGGCGACCACGCCCTCGCCCTACGCCCAGCTCACAGGGCCGACCACGGTCCGCAGAATCCTCACCGCGCCCACCACGGGTCCCCTCGCGGCGCTCGTGCTGGCCTGCGCCTTCTTCTCCCTGACGACCGAACAGTTCCTCACCGGCGGGAACTTCTCCCTGATCGTGCAGCAGGTCATGGTGGTGGGCACGCTCGCCATCGGCCAGACACTGATCATCCTGACCGCCGGCATCGACCTGTCGTGCGGTGCCGTGATGGCGTTCGGCAGCATCGTCATCGCGAAGATGGCCGCCCAGGGGACGCTGTCGCCGCTCGCCGCGATCGGGCTCGGCCTGCTCGTGTGCGCCGGATTCGGCCTGGTCAACGGCCTGTTGGTGCAGATGGTCCCGCTGCCGCCGTTCATCGTCACGCTCGGCATGCTGAACGTGGCGTTCGCCCTGACCCACATCTACTCCGCCGAGCAGACCGTCACCGGCCTGCCCGCCCCGCTGACCGCACTCGGCGAGACGTTCCCGCTGGGCAACACCGACATCACGTACGGCTCGCTCGTCACCATCGCCCTGTTCCTGGCCTTCGCCTACGCGCTGAGCAGCACCGCCTGGGGCCGGCACGTGTACGCGCTCGGCAACAGCCCGGAGGCCGCGCGCCTCAACGGCATCCGCACCTCCCGGCTCACCGTCGGCATCTACGCCCTGGCCGGCCTGGTGTACGGGATCGCCGCGCTGCTGCTGATCTCCCGCACCGGGGTCGGCGACCCGCAGGCGGGCCAGACCGACAACCTGGACAGCATCACGGCCGTCGTCCTGGGCGGCACCAGCCTCTTCGGCGGGCGGGGCGCCGTCCTCGGCACCTTCATCGGCGTCCTCATCGTCGGCGTCTTCCGCAACGGGCTCCAGCTGATGGGCGTCGCCTCCATCTACCAGACCCTCATCACCGGCGCGCTGGTGATCCTCGCGGTCACCGTCGACCAGATCTCCCGGAAGAAGGCCCGATGACCGGCAACTCCCCCGTGACGCCCGTCCTCCAGGCACGCGGCCTGG is a window encoding:
- a CDS encoding sugar ABC transporter substrate-binding protein, with product MSRSIRTLSARARVTACTTVVALSALSLTACGAGAQGAGGGKVKVGLITKTDTNPFFVKMKEGAEDAAEKSGVELVSAAGKFDGDNAGQVTAVENMVASGVKGILITPNDSKAIVPALEKARAKGVLVIALDSPTDPQNATDALFATDNVKAGELIGRYAKAVMAGRPAKIAMLDLAPGVAVGVQRHDGFLKGFGIAEGDPAVVCAQDTGGDQAKGQTAMENCLQKAPGINVVYTINEPAALGAYTALKAKGLEKKVLVVSVDGGCTGTNAVKEGRIAATSQQYPLKMAAQGVQAVADFARTGKKASGYTDTGVTLVTDRPGTGVEAKDTTFGLRNCWG
- a CDS encoding ABC transporter permease, with protein sequence MTATATTPSPYAQLTGPTTVRRILTAPTTGPLAALVLACAFFSLTTEQFLTGGNFSLIVQQVMVVGTLAIGQTLIILTAGIDLSCGAVMAFGSIVIAKMAAQGTLSPLAAIGLGLLVCAGFGLVNGLLVQMVPLPPFIVTLGMLNVAFALTHIYSAEQTVTGLPAPLTALGETFPLGNTDITYGSLVTIALFLAFAYALSSTAWGRHVYALGNSPEAARLNGIRTSRLTVGIYALAGLVYGIAALLLISRTGVGDPQAGQTDNLDSITAVVLGGTSLFGGRGAVLGTFIGVLIVGVFRNGLQLMGVASIYQTLITGALVILAVTVDQISRKKAR